A region of the Allorhizobium pseudoryzae genome:
CCGAGGCATAGGACACCTGCCGCCCAAGTGACACGGCCGCGGCGTGCAGGCGCTGGCGAACGGCATCGGACAAACCGGGCGCCGGCGTTTCCTCGATCACCTTCTGGTTCCGACGCTGCAGCGAGCAGTCGCGTTCGCCAAGCGCGATGACCCGGCCCTTGCCATCGCCGAAAATCTGCACTTCCACGTGACGCGCCTTGGAGACGAAGCGCTCCAGATAGACGCGGGCATCGCCAAAACTGGATTTTGCCGTGCGCTGCACGCTGTCGAAAGCGGCGGCGAGCGCGTCCGGTGTATCGCAAAGCTGCATGCCGATCCCACCGCCGCCGGCGGTGGATTTCAGCATCACAGGGTAGCCGATTTCTTCGGCTGCAGTGAGCGCATCCTCGCGGCTGTCGAGCAGGCCGGAGCCGGGCAGCAGCGGCACACCGCTCGCCTTCGCCAGTTCGCGGGCGGTATGCTTGAGACCGAAGGCGGAAATATCGTCCGGCGTCGGGCCGATGAAGGTGATGCCTTCCGCCTTCAGCCGTTCGGCAAAGCCGATGTTTTCCGACAGGAAACCGTAACCCGGATGCACGGCGTCCGCGCCCGTCTGCCGGCAGGCGGCAATCACCGCGTCGACGTTCAGGTAGCTTTTGCTGGCGGGTGCGGGTCCGAGGCGGACGGCCTCGTCCGCCATCAGCACCGCCTTCGAAAACCGGTCGGCATCGGAATAGACCGCGACGCTCGCGATCCCCATCTTCTGGAGCGTCTTGATGACGCGCACGGCGATTTCGCCGCGATTGGCAATCAGGACTTTGTTGAACATCAGGCGGCCTCGCCATCCCAGACCAGCACGCGAATGGGCGTGGGATCGAAGCCGTTGCAGGGATTGTTGATCTGCGGGCAATTGGAGATGACGAGCAGCACGTCCATCTCCGCTGTCAGTTCCACATAATCGCCGGGCGCGGAAATGCCATCGACGATGGTCATCTCGCCGGAGGGTTCGATCGGCACGTTCATGAAGAAGTTGATGTTCGGCACCACATCGCGCTTGCTCATACCGTGCTTGGAAACCTCGATGACAAAATTGTCGCGGCAGGCATGCAGGTATTTCGTGTAGTGGCCGAAGCGGACGGTGTTGCTCTCGCAGGAGCAGGCACCCGCGGAGGTATCGTGCCGCCCGCAGCTGTCGGCCGTCACCGTCAACATTACGCGGCCTTCATTGGAGATGACCTTGGTGCCGGTGGAGATGTAGGCCGCGCCCTGCTCGCGCATCGTATCCTGGCTGGAATAACGTTCGGAGAAATCATCCGCATTGTAGAACAGCGTATCGACCGCCTGCTGGCCATAGCTGTCCTCAATGCGCACGACCTGCCCCTTCTTGATGACGGTCGAGAACGGCGCTTCCGCTGCGATATGGTGATCCCGCACGGCATTGGAGAGCGTGCGGGCGGGAGAGGTCTGGATAAAACTGGTCATGGTCGCCTCTCCTCTCACTGGGCCGCAAATGCGTTGTTTTCGAAGCCGCGAACGGCTTCGGCGGTTGCGGTTCGGCACAGATCATCGACCGCCGGTTCCGCCGCTGCGATGCGGGTGATGATGACTGGATTGGGTGCGTAGACCGGGTTCGGGTCGAGCGGATGCGGGCAATTGGAGAAGCCGACGATCATGTCCATCTCGGCGCGCAGGTCCACATAGTCGCCATCGCTCACAAGCTCCGGCTTCCACTGGAATTTGCCCTCGGCATCGACGCGCACGGGCGCAAACAGGGCGAGTGCCGCCGGAATGTCGCGCTTGTCGAGACCGGCCTTCGTCGCGACCAGGACGAGATTGTCGCGGGTGTTGCGGAGGGCCGGACCGTTGGCTCCGGCATATTTTCTGGCGTTGGAGGACGCCGTCGAGCCGCCCATCAGCACGTCATGCGCGCCGCAACTGTCCTCGCTGATCGAGAACATCACCTTGCCCATGTCGGAAAAGATCACCCGGCCTTTGCCGAGACCGGTGGTCCACTGCACCTTCACCGTATCCGGCAGGTTCATGCGCTCGCTCGGGTCTGCCGCATTCCAGGCGACGACCGAGACGGTGGAAAAGCCTTCGTCGAGCGCAATGCGCAACACCTCGTTCGCCTTCACCCGCGTCCACCAGTACCAGCCGCCCGGCAGCTTTTCCTGATGCACGATCTGTTCGGCGGCAAGGGCAGGCGCAGGCTTGCCGCTTTTGCCCGGCAGCGCCTTCGGCGCAAAATCCAGCCCCTTTTTCTGATGCTCCTCGTAGCGCGCGCGGTTGGCGGCGATCTCTTCCGGTGAACGTCGAATATGCATGATGATCTCCAGTGGTTCCGTATGCCGGGCCGTCCCGGCTATTGACCCTTTGAAGAGACCGGGCCGTCCCGGTCGGGGCGAAAAATGGAGGGCACGCCCGCCTGCCGCGGCGGCCAGATGGCGATATCCCGGGTAATGGTCGCGCCGTAGCGCAGCTTCTCTTCGGGTCGGTCGCGCGGCCGCTCAAACGCAACGACGCGTGTGCCAAGCGTGAAGGCCTCGCGCATGTCATGCGTGACCATGACCACGGTCATCGGCGCCTCGTGCCAGAGCTTTTTCATCAGCACATGGATTTCGCCGCGGATGCCGGGATCGAGCGCCCCGAAGGGTTCATCGAGCAGCAGCACCTTCGGGCGCATGATCAAGGCCTGGGCGAGCGCCAGACGCTGCTGCATGCCGCCGGAAAGCTGCGCCGGGTATTTGTTTTCCGAGCCCATCAGCCCGACGGCGGCGATCATCGCGCGCGCCTCTTCTTCCAGCGCGCGACGTGCAGAGCCGAACAGGCGGGCGGCGAGGCGCGAGGCCTGCAACTCCTTGCCGAACATCACATTGCCGAGCACCGTCAGATGCGGAAAGACGGAGTAACGCTGGAAGACGACGCCGCGCTCCGGCCCCGGCTCCTTCGGCAAAGGTTCACCATCCAGCAGGATCTCGCCCTTCGTCTGGATCTCCTGCCCGAGAAGCATGCGCAGGAAGGTGGACTTGCCGCAACCAGAGGGGCCGACAAGGGCGACGAAGGCTCGGGATTCGATCTCGATCGAGACGTTTTCCAGCACGATCTGCTCGCCATATTCCTTCCAGAGGTTTTTGATCGACAGCGCGCTCATTTGCCCTTCTCCAGTTCGGACCAGGGGAAGACGGCGATGCGCAGGCGATCGAGCAGGATATCGGTGACGACGGCGAGCAGCGTGATCCACAGCACGTACGGAAAGATCACGTCCATCGAGAGGTAGCGGCGGACGAGGAAGATGCGGTAGCCAAGCCCGCTATCCGAAGAGATGGCTTCGGCAGCAATGAGGAACAGCCAGGCCGGACCGAGTTGCAGGCGCAGCGTGGTGATGAGCCGCGGCAGGACCTGCGGCAGCACCACCCTGAGCGCGATCTGCCAGGAGGAGGCAGACAGGGTTTCCGCCTTCACGATCATTTCGCGCGGCAGCGAAATGGCGGTGAGCGCCAGATCGCGGATCATGATCGGCGTCACCCCGATGACGATCAACGCGATCTTCGAGGCCTCGCCCAAGCCCATGACGATGAACAGGATCGGCAGGAGGGCGAGCGGCGGGACCATGGAAATCGCCGCAACGAAGGGTGATAGAAACGCCCGGGCAAAGGGAAGGATACCGATGACGAGGCCGAGTAGCAGGGCAATGGCCGTGGCGATGCCCAGCCCCGCCGCCAGCCGCTGCAGGCTGGCCAGCGTATCGGACCAGAGGAGATACTCACCGGTGCGGACATCCGCGACGAAAGCCATGCGGCTGATGGCTTCGCCCAGCGCGCCAAGCCCCGGCAAAAGCTTGTCATTCGGATTGTCCGCCAGCCGTTCGGCAGAGCCGATCATGTAGGCGACGACCAGGAGAATGAAGGGAAGCAGAGCCAGAGCCAGCCGCGAGCCGTTTCCCGGATGTGAGTTGATCCAGCGCATGGGCGTCTTCTTGATCCTAAAGGGTGAAGGGGGCGGGCAGAACCTGCCCCGGACAGGTGATCAGAGAGCGCCGTCTGCGGCCGCCTTCATGTAGGTCGGCGAGAAGCGCAGCTTGATATTGCCCTTGTCGCCCAGCACCATTCCGTCCGGCATTTCGATGCCGATGACGTCGGCGGACGGCGCACCGCTGCCCAGCAGACCCTTGGCGAACAGGAAGCTTCGGACACTGTCCATCGTCTTTGCAAGGTTCGGCGAGGTGGTGAAGGCCAGTGCATCCGCTGGCTTGTCGAACAGCTTGGTCGCCGCCATCTGCGCCTCGAAACCGGCAAGATCGGTTCCGGATGCCGCCCCCATCGCCGTGCGGGCGGCCTTGCCTTCGGGCGTGTCGGCGGTCATCACCTTCATCGTGTCATACCAGATGCCGGCCAGCGCCTTGCCGAAATCCGGATTGTCCTTCAGCACATCGGTATTGGCGACCATCAGGTCGATGATCTCGCCGGGAATCTGCGAACTGTCGAAAACCTTCTTGGCCGTCTTGTCTTCCAGAATTGTGGAAACCAGCGGATTCCAAGTGACGACAGCGGTCACGTCCGGCGTCTTGTAGGCGGCGACCATGTCTGCGTCGGAGGTATTGACCACCTTCACGTCACGCTCGGAGGAGCCGATGCTTTCCAGCGCACGGGCGAGGAGGTAATGCGAGACGGAGAATTCGACGAGGTTGACGTTCTGACCCTTGATGTCGGCAAGCTTGTCCTTGTCCTTCAGGATGACCGCGTCATTGCCGTTGGAAAAATCGCCGACGATCACGGCAGTGGTATCGACGCCGCCGGCGGCCGGGATCGACAGGCCGTCCATGTTGGTGAGCGTCACCGCATCGAAGGCGCCTGCCGTGTACTGGTTCATCGATTCCACGTAATCGTTGAACTGGGTGACCTCGATATTGAGACCGTACTTGTCCGCCCACTTCTTCACGATGCCCGTATCCTTGGCATAACCCCACGGCATCCAGCCCACATAGATGGACCAGGCCACCTTGAAGTCCTTCTTCGGCGCAGCGTCAGCCGTCATCGGTGCCGACAAGGCCAGCGCCGCGACGGAGAGGGTGGCGAAGAGTTTGGATATGGTCTGCATTGGAACTTCCCCTTCTTGAGCGTCTTCAGAAAGGGATCGGCATGGACCATCGTGCCGCCAATCCCTTGGCTTACGAGGTCTCCCGGGCTTTTATCCCGCCGTGCACCCGACAGGATGTCTCCCTGCCGGTAGCCGCTCTCGGACCAGTCACGCGTGCCGCGCCGGAACCCTAGCTGCTAACTCTGCAAAAGGTGATGCAAGGCGTATGCCAGACGCAACGAGCGGAAAAACGGCGGCATCCAGCAGAGCGAACGTTAATCTGTTGCACACAATAGGCGCCAATCTGCCTATTTATTTTGCAAATCGGAGAGTGTCCGTTTACGCGGCTGAACCAGGGCGACTTGCGCCCTCGGGTCCGTGCATCAGCCTTCACTAAAACGTGAAACGGGGCGCAGAACAAGCAATCGCTCTCCTGCGAAGCTGTGTTACAGTTTTCTAACGAAGACTGCTTGTGACGGGAATGCCATGCTTGCCACACTTGCAATGCTCGCAGGATTTGCCACGGGATCGGTGATCGCAGCCCTGCCCGACAATCAGGTTGACGTCGAACTCGTGCTCGCCGTCGATACGTCCCGCTCCATGGATTACGAGGAAGTGCGCATTCAGCGCGAAGGCTATGTGCAGGCCCTGCAACATGCCGATTTCCTCAATGCCGTTCGCGGCGGTTTGGTCGGCAAGATCGCCATCACCTATTTCGAATGGGCGGGAGAGGTGGATCCCACCTCCGTGCTCGACTGGCAGATCATCGAAACGGCAGACGATGCCCGCGCCTTTGCCGAAAAACTCGCAGCACGGCCGATCATGACGCAGCGGCGCACCTCGATTTCCGCCGCCATTGCCTACGGCACCGAAACCATCGTCGCCAATCGCTTTGATGGCATGCGCCGGGTAATCGACGTATCCGGCGACGGGCCGAACAATATCGGCCAGCCGGTCGAGCCGGTACGGGATGCAGCGCTGTCGGCGGGTATCATCATCAATGGTCTTGCCCTGATGCTGCGCCCGTCGGGCACCACGACGGGGCTAGACCGTTATTATGGCGATTGCGTCATCGGCGGCCCCGGCAGCTTCGTGCTCCCCGTCCACAACATTGAAGATTTCGCCACGGCCATTCGCCGCAAGCTGGTGCTGGAGGTGAGCGGGATCGAACCCGACGCCAAGGTGCGCCGTATTGCCGGCGCGCCGAAGGTGGATTGCATGATGGGCGAAATGCAGTGGCGGGAATTTCTCGACCGCTGAAGGCTCTACCGCAACAGGCCCTGTCCGCCATCGATATAGACGGGCGTTCCCGTGATATGCCGGGCGCGATCCGACGCCAGAAACAGCACCAGTTCCGCCACATCGGCTGCCTTGCCCGGCTTTCCATCACTGACCGGGATCTGCCCCTCAGGAAATTCGACCGGGAT
Encoded here:
- a CDS encoding urea amidolyase associated protein UAAP2, which translates into the protein MTSFIQTSPARTLSNAVRDHHIAAEAPFSTVIKKGQVVRIEDSYGQQAVDTLFYNADDFSERYSSQDTMREQGAAYISTGTKVISNEGRVMLTVTADSCGRHDTSAGACSCESNTVRFGHYTKYLHACRDNFVIEVSKHGMSKRDVVPNINFFMNVPIEPSGEMTIVDGISAPGDYVELTAEMDVLLVISNCPQINNPCNGFDPTPIRVLVWDGEAA
- a CDS encoding urea amidolyase associated protein UAAP1 — protein: MMHIRRSPEEIAANRARYEEHQKKGLDFAPKALPGKSGKPAPALAAEQIVHQEKLPGGWYWWTRVKANEVLRIALDEGFSTVSVVAWNAADPSERMNLPDTVKVQWTTGLGKGRVIFSDMGKVMFSISEDSCGAHDVLMGGSTASSNARKYAGANGPALRNTRDNLVLVATKAGLDKRDIPAALALFAPVRVDAEGKFQWKPELVSDGDYVDLRAEMDMIVGFSNCPHPLDPNPVYAPNPVIITRIAAAEPAVDDLCRTATAEAVRGFENNAFAAQ
- a CDS encoding ABC transporter ATP-binding protein, whose amino-acid sequence is MSALSIKNLWKEYGEQIVLENVSIEIESRAFVALVGPSGCGKSTFLRMLLGQEIQTKGEILLDGEPLPKEPGPERGVVFQRYSVFPHLTVLGNVMFGKELQASRLAARLFGSARRALEEEARAMIAAVGLMGSENKYPAQLSGGMQQRLALAQALIMRPKVLLLDEPFGALDPGIRGEIHVLMKKLWHEAPMTVVMVTHDMREAFTLGTRVVAFERPRDRPEEKLRYGATITRDIAIWPPRQAGVPSIFRPDRDGPVSSKGQ
- a CDS encoding ABC transporter permease, giving the protein MRWINSHPGNGSRLALALLPFILLVVAYMIGSAERLADNPNDKLLPGLGALGEAISRMAFVADVRTGEYLLWSDTLASLQRLAAGLGIATAIALLLGLVIGILPFARAFLSPFVAAISMVPPLALLPILFIVMGLGEASKIALIVIGVTPIMIRDLALTAISLPREMIVKAETLSASSWQIALRVVLPQVLPRLITTLRLQLGPAWLFLIAAEAISSDSGLGYRIFLVRRYLSMDVIFPYVLWITLLAVVTDILLDRLRIAVFPWSELEKGK
- a CDS encoding putative urea ABC transporter substrate-binding protein, encoding MQTISKLFATLSVAALALSAPMTADAAPKKDFKVAWSIYVGWMPWGYAKDTGIVKKWADKYGLNIEVTQFNDYVESMNQYTAGAFDAVTLTNMDGLSIPAAGGVDTTAVIVGDFSNGNDAVILKDKDKLADIKGQNVNLVEFSVSHYLLARALESIGSSERDVKVVNTSDADMVAAYKTPDVTAVVTWNPLVSTILEDKTAKKVFDSSQIPGEIIDLMVANTDVLKDNPDFGKALAGIWYDTMKVMTADTPEGKAARTAMGAASGTDLAGFEAQMAATKLFDKPADALAFTTSPNLAKTMDSVRSFLFAKGLLGSGAPSADVIGIEMPDGMVLGDKGNIKLRFSPTYMKAAADGAL
- a CDS encoding DUF1194 domain-containing protein — protein: MLATLAMLAGFATGSVIAALPDNQVDVELVLAVDTSRSMDYEEVRIQREGYVQALQHADFLNAVRGGLVGKIAITYFEWAGEVDPTSVLDWQIIETADDARAFAEKLAARPIMTQRRTSISAAIAYGTETIVANRFDGMRRVIDVSGDGPNNIGQPVEPVRDAALSAGIIINGLALMLRPSGTTTGLDRYYGDCVIGGPGSFVLPVHNIEDFATAIRRKLVLEVSGIEPDAKVRRIAGAPKVDCMMGEMQWREFLDR